From Rhodamnia argentea isolate NSW1041297 chromosome 10, ASM2092103v1, whole genome shotgun sequence, a single genomic window includes:
- the LOC115729254 gene encoding trans-resveratrol di-O-methyltransferase-like has product MDRSCKGETNQIEIFRAHAHVWSHTLNFISSMSLKCAIELGVPDALHRHGHPMTLPELAAALSVPASKTAFLGRLVAILVHTGFLSHQKSASGSDRTSEEDEADELGFEYSLTAASLAIVKGQPLDLSPIVLLTLDPIFVDPFHCMSEWLKSDSDTGSPLSSRTPLHMKHGKRMWEIKVQDEKFNRLMNRAMASDGPVMARLIMDKCGGRLFEGLRTVVDVGGGTGGLARELAEAFPEMEWTVLDLPRVVVGLEGTRNLKYVGGDMFEAVPPADAVLLKWVLHDWSDEESIKILKRCKEAITRNSELGKAMIVEAVIGGGPREGETMKLCYDMIMMVGTTGKERNEKEWAKLLREAGFSDYKITPLAGFRSLIEAYP; this is encoded by the exons ATGGACAGGTCTTGTAAGGGAGAGACGAACCAGATCGAGATCTTCCGAGCCCACGCTCACGTATGGAGCCACACTCTCAACTTCATCTCCTCCATGTCCCTCAAATGTGCCATTGAGCTCGGCGTCCCCGACGCCCTCCACCGCCACGGCCATCCCATGACCCTCCCTGAGCTCGCCGCAGCGCTCTCCGTCCCAGCCTCCAAGACTGCCTTCCTTGGCCGCCTCGTGGCCATCCTCGTCCACACGGGCTTCCTCTCCCACCAAAAGTCCGCCTCCGGAAGCGACAGAACATCAGAGGAAGACGAGGCTGACGAACTTGGTTTTGAGTATTCTCTAACTGCCGCTTCACTTGCGATCGTGAAGGGCCAACCCTTGGACCTGTCGCCGATCGTACTGCTCACGCTCGACCCGATATTCGTCGACCCATTTCACTGCATGAGCGAGTGGCTCAAGAGCGACAGCGACACTGGCTCCCCGTTGTCATCACGGACACCCTTACACATGAAGCACGGGAAGAGGATGTGGGAGATCAAGGTCCAAGACGAGAAGTTCAACCGGCTCATGAACAGGGCGATGGCAAGCGACGGGCCAGTGATGGCGAGGTTGATAATGGACAAGTGCGGGGGGCGGCTGTTTGAGGGGCTGAGGACGGTGGTCGATGTCGGGGGAGGGACCGGAGGGCTGGCGAGGGAGCTGGCAGAGGCGTTCCCAGAGATGGAGTGGACGGTGCTCGATCTGCCGCGCGTGGTGGTCGGCTTGGAAGGGACGAGGAACTTGAAGTACGTGGGTGGTGACATGTTTGAGGCCGTTCCTCCAGCGGACGCTGTTTTGCTCAAG TGGGTATTACACGATTGGAGCGACGAAGAGAGCATAAAAATACTAAAGCGGTGCAAAGAAGCGATCACGAGGAACAGCGAGCTGGGGAAAGCGATGATAGTAGAAGCAGTGATCGGAGGAGGACCGCGGGAAGGTGAGACGATGAAGCTCTGCTACGATATGATCATGATGGTGGGTACGACAGGCAAAGAGAGGAACGAGAAAGAATGGGCGAAGCTCCTTCGCGAAGCTGGTTTTAGTGACTACAAGATCACCCCTTTGGCGGGATTTAGATCTCTCATCGAGGCTTACCCTTAA
- the LOC115729291 gene encoding alpha carbonic anhydrase 8 isoform X2 has translation MARSNKYSSINFNDIYEKKISSSSTPTKNQSSKPPPPSSSYSSATSPHNALTNGPYKAHLTQGRMLVLTRPTPTPTPAPKPITAPPPPQPTPSPLPAQNCSEPEPEPDPISLRPLGRTGTGSALPCRVPVLDRDKEALFAVTSPKPDKFVPPHLRPGFAGKEERPAPGVRGEPVPRQQGYYGSPGRYAEDGRPKSGGYEGMKGGGQADLNRTSSFGNRPSSSG, from the exons ATGGCAAGAAGCAACAAGTACAGTTCCATCAACTTCAACGACATCTACGAGAAGAAGATCTCATCCTCCTCCACCCCCACCAAAAACCAGTCTTCcaagcctcctcctccttcttcttcttactcGTCTGCAACATCGCCTCATAATGCCCTCACCAACGGTCCCTACAAAGCCCACCTCACCCAGGGTCGCATGCTTGTCCTGACCCGACCCACACCCACGCCCACACCCGCACCCAAACCCATCACCGCCCCGCCTCCTCCTCAGCCAACCCCATCGCCTCTTCCTGCCCAGAACTGCTCcgagccggagccggagccaGACCCCATCTCCCTTCGCCCACTTggtcgaaccggaaccggctcggcGCTCCCTTGTCGGGTCCCGGTGCTGGACAGGGACAAGGAGGCCTTGTTCGCTGTGACGTCGCCGAAGCCGGACAAGTTCGTCCCGCCGCACCTTAGGCCCGGCTTTGCGGGGAAGGAGGAGAGGCCAGCACCGGGCGTCCGAGGAGAGCCGGTCCCGAGGCAGCAGGGGTATTACGGATCTCCCGGTCGGTATGCAGAGGATGGGCGGCCCAAATCAGGCGGGTACGAGGGGATGAAGGGAGGCGGCCAGGCGGATCTGAACCGGACGAGCTCGTTTGGGAATAGGCCGAGCTCGAGTGGATG A
- the LOC115729291 gene encoding alpha carbonic anhydrase 8 isoform X1, with protein sequence MARSNKYSSINFNDIYEKKISSSSTPTKNQSSKPPPPSSSYSSATSPHNALTNGPYKAHLTQGRMLVLTRPTPTPTPAPKPITAPPPPQPTPSPLPAQNCSEPEPEPDPISLRPLGRTGTGSALPCRVPVLDRDKEALFAVTSPKPDKFVPPHLRPGFAGKEERPAPGVRGEPVPRQQGYYGSPGRYAEDGRPKSGGYEGMKGGGQADLNRTSSFGNRPSSSGW encoded by the coding sequence ATGGCAAGAAGCAACAAGTACAGTTCCATCAACTTCAACGACATCTACGAGAAGAAGATCTCATCCTCCTCCACCCCCACCAAAAACCAGTCTTCcaagcctcctcctccttcttcttcttactcGTCTGCAACATCGCCTCATAATGCCCTCACCAACGGTCCCTACAAAGCCCACCTCACCCAGGGTCGCATGCTTGTCCTGACCCGACCCACACCCACGCCCACACCCGCACCCAAACCCATCACCGCCCCGCCTCCTCCTCAGCCAACCCCATCGCCTCTTCCTGCCCAGAACTGCTCcgagccggagccggagccaGACCCCATCTCCCTTCGCCCACTTggtcgaaccggaaccggctcggcGCTCCCTTGTCGGGTCCCGGTGCTGGACAGGGACAAGGAGGCCTTGTTCGCTGTGACGTCGCCGAAGCCGGACAAGTTCGTCCCGCCGCACCTTAGGCCCGGCTTTGCGGGGAAGGAGGAGAGGCCAGCACCGGGCGTCCGAGGAGAGCCGGTCCCGAGGCAGCAGGGGTATTACGGATCTCCCGGTCGGTATGCAGAGGATGGGCGGCCCAAATCAGGCGGGTACGAGGGGATGAAGGGAGGCGGCCAGGCGGATCTGAACCGGACGAGCTCGTTTGGGAATAGGCCGAGCTCGAGTGGATGGTAA
- the LOC115729287 gene encoding fasciclin-like arabinogalactan protein 9, which translates to MPTKSQHPHPPVYIPPLPKAFTLTIPLPGTLRTTPMASSSSSSSALSLVLIACIFSLTLSPPPALAQSASAPAPSSSGPANLTGILQKNGQYTYFIRLLTATQVATQIENQLNTSTEGITVFAPTDNAFNNLKAAAINDLSNEQQVQLVLYHVAPKYYTLQSLLSVSNPVRTQGNFAGLNFSSQGNQVNVSTGIVETQINNALYEQSPLAVYQVDKVLLPPELFGAPAPASSTSPTPKSSSGGGSNSTKSAKAPSSASSNSGASGRNSAWLGFAVGVGMVCMGFLS; encoded by the exons ATGCCAACGAAGTCCCAACACCCACATCCACCCGTTTATATTCCCCCCCTTCCGAAAGCATTTACTCTCACTATTCCACTCCCGGGAACACTCAGGACCACTCCAatggcttcatcttcttcttcttcttctgctctctctctcgttctcatTGCCTGCATCTTCTCCCTCACTCTCTCCCCGCCTCCAGCCCTCGCCCAGTCTGCATCCGCCCCGGCGCCATCCTCGTCGGGCCCCGCCAACCTCACGGGGATCCTCCAGAAGAACGGGCAGTACACCTACTTCATCCGGTTGCTCACCGCCACACAGGTCGCCACCCAGATCGAAAACCAGCTCAACACCTCCACCGAGGGCATCACCGTCTTCGCCCCCACCGACAATGCCTTCAACAACCTCAAGGCCGCCGCCATCAACGACCTCAGCAATGAGCAACAG GTTCAACTTGTTCTCTACCACGTCGCCCCGAAATACTACACCCTCCAGTCTCTCCTGAGCGTCAGCAACCCGGTGAGAACGCAGGGCAACTTCGCGGGCCTCAACTTCAGCAGCCAGGGCAACCAGGTCAACGTCTCGACCGGCATTGTCGAGACGCAGATCAACAACGCACTGTACGAGCAGTCCCCGCTGGCCGTGTACCAGGTGGACAAGGTCTTGCTGCCGCCGGAGCTGTTCGGGGCTCCGGCCCCGGCGTCGTCCACTTCCCCCACGCCGAAGAGCTCCTCCGGAGGCGGGTCGAACTCGACGAAGTCCGCGAAGGCGCCGTCTTCGGCGAGCAGCAATTCGGGCGCGAGCGGGAGGAACAGCGCGTGGCTAGGGTTTGCTGTCGGGGTTGGGATGGTGTGCATGGGGTTTCTGTCGTGA